A stretch of Zootoca vivipara chromosome 13, rZooViv1.1, whole genome shotgun sequence DNA encodes these proteins:
- the ZNF628 gene encoding zinc finger protein 628 isoform X2, translated as MVKIIPFILRRSSCSIVNSGAMVGAQQLEMQAAAVPTVAPAGGGPSGSSGDHQYECLECGKVFKWSSRLIHHQRTHTGERPYKCSECPKAFKGSSALLYHQRGHTGERPYKCDKCGKAFKRSSLLQIHQSVHTGLRAFKCAQCGLAFKWSSHYQYHLRQHTGERPYPCPACDKAFKNSSSLRRHRHTHTGERPYVCLICSKAFTQSTNLRQHQRVHTGERPYRCQDCGKAFTHSSNLALHCRSAHAARPAHTCVICGKAFASDTYLQRHLESHGDIAPPAQLFLEEPTTTVEMLFRCSVCHLTFPLQEQLLSHQEVHLAPAEPLPLPPPPLPMQEEVAAVASPPPSLACSVCSKTFKSAAGLARHQQSQHSSDRTYTCMVCERSFPTLASLLGHQRSHPPAEQRLEEAEVTCPAQAEPVPAATVTPPPPPERPYVCGECGKSFKGSSGLRYHLRDHTGERPYACGECGKAFKRSSLLRIHQRVHTGLRAFTCSTCGMAFKWASHYQYHLRQHTGERPYACQDCGKAFKNTSCLRRHQQLHTGERPFACQTCGKSFTQTSNLRQHQRVHTGERPYCCRDCGKAFTHSSNLALHRRTHSRERPFQCPVCSKAFVMASYLQRHFRTHSSAEAPSRPAASPATTQEVQIMPNLQATLNVELSGSPAPPVSSNTQTFLLVQTSQGLQLIPSIQQQPQPPPPQNLPPKLILLPSPQVPSTSTAPTSITLLPAAPTTPGKSALVRQGKAKKPAPLAPPPPSVSGSQNIILMPSTTGASVQPLSNVQIQRTPGLQTSGQNVIVLQSLPEQQLGTVQIQTVPAAPPTGTIQIQTLPQPLQSFPTAQPGGTLQIQTVPASQQPGTIQIQAFPHPTQSGIVQIQSLPLPQNTVQIQSLPTSQSGGTVQIQSLSSPQTGTVQIQTLPSSQKMNTVQFQAVPSSEQVGTLQLQTLQPSQQVGPIQIQTLPSVQQTSPLQIHSLSPSNQPLASVEIQSLSPSQQLDGTIQIQGLVSSQEGQHLQPSEEMTSVQLQTLSPPQEMNEVGTSLSSSHELSEVDLQQGPGMKEESQDLIVVQNSPGEELLGPGGEVESLEGVQDMHFETLQTDEGVQNVLVLRSAGGEQTRLCVQEVDNIQTVQELPGLQLQGPEGSAGTGQNLLIIRSAQGEQTLQVLESVPTLQVSSPDSTQPTGDSNSASQMVQLLPSPVTPQGLPSIQIVQTVPNMQLVHTF; from the exons ATGGTAAAGATCATCCCATTCATCCTGAGAAGGAGCAGCTGTTCCATC GTGAACTCTGGTGCAATGGTGGGAGCTCAGCAGCTAGAAATGCAGGCAGCGGCAGTGCCAACAGTGGCCCCAGCAGGCGGAGGCCCCAGTGGCAGCAGTGGCGACCACCAATATGAGTGCCTGGAATGTGGCAAGGTATTCAAATGGTCATCACGGCTCATCCACCACCAGAGGACTCACACGGGCGAACGCCCTTACAAGTGCTCAGAGTGCCCAAAGGCCTTCAAGGGGTCCTCAGCCTTGCTGTACCACCAGCGCGGACATACAGGGGAGCGACCTTACAAGTGTGACAAGTGTGGCAAGGCATTCAAACGGTCGTCCTTGCTTCAGATCCACCAGAGTGTGCATACCGGCCTACGTGCCTTCAAGTGCGCTCAGTGCGGCCTGGCCTTTAAGTGGTCCTCACATTACCAGTACCATTTGCGCCAGCACACTGGCGAACGCCCCTACCCTTGCCCGGCGTGTGACAAGGCCTTCAAGAACTCTTCCAGCCTGCGGCGGCACCGCCATACACATACAGGCGAGCGGCCCTATGTCTGCCTCATCTGCAGCAAGGCCTTCACGCAGTCTACCAACCTGCGGCAGCATCAGCGGGTGCATACTGGAGAGAGGCCCTACCGATGCCAAGACTGTGGTAAGGCCTTCACCCACTCTTCCAACCTGGCGCTGCACTGCCGATCGGCACATGCTGCCCGCCCTGCCCACACCTGTGTTATCTGTGGCAAGGCTTTTGCATCGGACACCTATTTGCAGCGGCACTTGGAGTCTCATGGGGACATTGCGCCTCCAGCACAGCTCTTCTTGGAGGAACCAACCACCACTGTGGAGATGCTGTTTCGGTGTAGTGTCTGCCATCTCACCTTCCCCTTGCAGGAGCAGCTGCTGAGCCACCAGGAAGTACACTTGGCCCCAGCAGAGCCACTGCCTCTGCCGCCACCGCCACTACCAatgcaggaggaggtggcggctgtagcatcccccccaccctccctagcTTGCTCTGTGTGCAGTAAAACTTTCAAGAGTGCCGCGGGTTTAGCACGGCACCAACAGAGCCAGCACTCATCCGATCGCACCTACACCTGCATGGTGTGTGAACGCTCCTTCCCGACGCTGGCCAGCCTGTTGGGCCATCAGCGTTCGCATCCCCCGGCTGAACaacggttggaggaggcagaggtgaCATGCCCAGCACAGGCAGAGCCAGTGCCCGCAGCCACAGTGACGCCGCCCCCACCCCCTGAGCGCCCCTATGTGTGCGGAGAGTGCGGGAAGTCATTCAAGGGCTCCTCTGGGCTGCGTTACCACCTGCGCGACCACACGGGTGAGCGCCCCTACGCTTGTGGCGAGTGTGGCAAAGCCTTCAAGCGCTCCTCGCTGCTGCGCATCCACCAGCGGGTGCACACGGGCTTGCGTGCCTTCACTTGCTCCACCTGCGGGATGGCATTCAAATGGGCTTCCCATTATCAGTACCATTTGCGGCAGCATACCGGCGAACGCCCCTATGCTTGCCAAGATTGTGGCAAGGCCTTCAAGAACACCTCGTGCCTCCGGCGGCACCAGCAGTTGCACACCGGTGAGCGGCCCTTTGCCTGCCAGACCTGCGGAAAGTCCTTCACGCAAACATCCAACCTCCGGCAACATCAGCGGGTGCACACTGGCGAAAGGCCCTATTGTTGCCGGGACTGTGGCAAGGCCTTCACCCACTCCTCCAACCTGGCGCTGCACAGACGCACCCATTCGAGGGAGCGCCCCTTCCAATGCCCGGTTTGCTCCAAGGCCTTTGTCATGGCCTCTTACTTGCAGCGCCACTTCCGCACCCACAGCAGTGCTGAGGCGCCCAGCCGCCCCGCCGCCTCACCCGCCACCACTCAAGAGGTGCAAATCATGCCTAACTTGCAGGCCACTCTGAATGTGGAGTTAAGCGGCAGCCCAGCCCCTCCTGTTTCATCAAACACTCAGACTTTCCTGCTTGTGCAAACATCACAGGGCTTGCAACTTATCCCCAGCatacagcagcagccgcagccacccccaccccaaaatttaCCCCCCAAACTTATCCTGCTGCCCAGTCCCCAGGTGCCCAGTACATCCACTGCTCCCACCAGCATTACCCTGTTGCCAGCTGCTCCTACCACCCCAGGCAAATCTGCCCTGGTCCGTCAAGGTAAGGCCAAGAAACCTGCGCCGTTGGCTCCCCCACCACCATCGGTGTCTGGCAGCCAGAATATCATTTTGATGCCCAGTACCACTGGGGCCAGCGTGCAGCCCCTCTCTAATGTGCAAATCCAGAGGACACCAGGGCTACAGACGAGCGGACAGAATGTTATTGTTCTCCAGAGCTTGCCAGAACAGCAGCTGGGCACAGTGCAGATCCAAACTGTGCCAGCTGCTCCACCAACAGGCACCATTCAGATTCAAACCCTGCCCCAGcccctccagagctttcccactgCCCAGCCAGGTGGCACTTTGCAAATTCAGACCGTACCTGCTTCACAGCAACCTGGCACAATCCAGATCCAGGCCTTCCCACATCCTACACAGTCTGGCATTGTGCAGATTCAAAGCCTGCCCCTTCCCCAGAATACGGTCCAGATCCAAAGTTTGCCCACCTCCCAATCAGGAGGCACCGTGCAGATCCAGAGCCTGTCTAGTCCACAGACTGGCACAGTGCAAATTCAAACTCTTCCATCTTCCCAGAAGATGAACACTGTGCAATTCCAAGCTGTGCCATCCTCTGAGCAGGTAGGGACCCTACAGCTCCAAACTCTCCAGCCTTCCCAGCAAGTGGGCCCCATTCAGATCCAGACCTTGCCATCCGTGCAGCAAACCAGCCCTCTGCAGATCCACAGCCTGTCCCCCTCCAATCAGCCTTTGGCCAGCGTCGAAATCCAGAGCCTCTCGCCTTCCCAACAGCTGGATGGCACCATTCAGATCCAGGGGCTGGTTTCTTCTCAGGAAGGGCAACATCTTCAACCTTCAGAGGAGATGACTAGTGTTCAGCTTCAGACTTTGAGCCCACCACAGGAGATGAATGAGGTGGGGACTTCTCTGTCCAGCTCCCATGAGCTCTCTGAGGTGGACCTCCAACAGGGACCTGGTATGAAGGAGGAAAGCCAGGACCTAATTGTGGTGCAGAACTCTCCAGGAGAGGAGCTTCTGGGGCCAGGCGGGGAGGTGGAGAGCCTGGAAGGGGTACAAGACATGCACTTTGAAACTTTACAGACCGATGAGGGAGTTCAGAATGTGTTGGTGCTGAGAAGTGCAGGAGGAGAGCAGACCCGGTTGTGCGTGCAGGAGGTGGACAACATCCAGACAGTGCAAGAGCTGCCTGGCCTCCAGCTGCAAGGGCCTGAGGGTAGTGCCGGAACTGGGCAGAACCTCCTGATCATCCGTAGTGCCCAGGgagaacagaccctccaagtgctggAGAGTGTGCCAACACTGCAGGTGAGCAGCCCAGACAGCACCCAACCTACTGGGGACAGCAACAGCGCCTCCCAAATGGTGCAACTTTTGCCGAGTCCAGTAACTCCACAAGGCCTGCCCTCCATTCAGATTGTGCAAACAGTACCCAACATGCAGCTTGTCCACACTTTCTGA
- the ZNF628 gene encoding zinc finger protein 628 isoform X1, with translation MVKIIPFILRRSSCSIQVNSGAMVGAQQLEMQAAAVPTVAPAGGGPSGSSGDHQYECLECGKVFKWSSRLIHHQRTHTGERPYKCSECPKAFKGSSALLYHQRGHTGERPYKCDKCGKAFKRSSLLQIHQSVHTGLRAFKCAQCGLAFKWSSHYQYHLRQHTGERPYPCPACDKAFKNSSSLRRHRHTHTGERPYVCLICSKAFTQSTNLRQHQRVHTGERPYRCQDCGKAFTHSSNLALHCRSAHAARPAHTCVICGKAFASDTYLQRHLESHGDIAPPAQLFLEEPTTTVEMLFRCSVCHLTFPLQEQLLSHQEVHLAPAEPLPLPPPPLPMQEEVAAVASPPPSLACSVCSKTFKSAAGLARHQQSQHSSDRTYTCMVCERSFPTLASLLGHQRSHPPAEQRLEEAEVTCPAQAEPVPAATVTPPPPPERPYVCGECGKSFKGSSGLRYHLRDHTGERPYACGECGKAFKRSSLLRIHQRVHTGLRAFTCSTCGMAFKWASHYQYHLRQHTGERPYACQDCGKAFKNTSCLRRHQQLHTGERPFACQTCGKSFTQTSNLRQHQRVHTGERPYCCRDCGKAFTHSSNLALHRRTHSRERPFQCPVCSKAFVMASYLQRHFRTHSSAEAPSRPAASPATTQEVQIMPNLQATLNVELSGSPAPPVSSNTQTFLLVQTSQGLQLIPSIQQQPQPPPPQNLPPKLILLPSPQVPSTSTAPTSITLLPAAPTTPGKSALVRQGKAKKPAPLAPPPPSVSGSQNIILMPSTTGASVQPLSNVQIQRTPGLQTSGQNVIVLQSLPEQQLGTVQIQTVPAAPPTGTIQIQTLPQPLQSFPTAQPGGTLQIQTVPASQQPGTIQIQAFPHPTQSGIVQIQSLPLPQNTVQIQSLPTSQSGGTVQIQSLSSPQTGTVQIQTLPSSQKMNTVQFQAVPSSEQVGTLQLQTLQPSQQVGPIQIQTLPSVQQTSPLQIHSLSPSNQPLASVEIQSLSPSQQLDGTIQIQGLVSSQEGQHLQPSEEMTSVQLQTLSPPQEMNEVGTSLSSSHELSEVDLQQGPGMKEESQDLIVVQNSPGEELLGPGGEVESLEGVQDMHFETLQTDEGVQNVLVLRSAGGEQTRLCVQEVDNIQTVQELPGLQLQGPEGSAGTGQNLLIIRSAQGEQTLQVLESVPTLQVSSPDSTQPTGDSNSASQMVQLLPSPVTPQGLPSIQIVQTVPNMQLVHTF, from the exons ATGGTAAAGATCATCCCATTCATCCTGAGAAGGAGCAGCTGTTCCATC CAGGTGAACTCTGGTGCAATGGTGGGAGCTCAGCAGCTAGAAATGCAGGCAGCGGCAGTGCCAACAGTGGCCCCAGCAGGCGGAGGCCCCAGTGGCAGCAGTGGCGACCACCAATATGAGTGCCTGGAATGTGGCAAGGTATTCAAATGGTCATCACGGCTCATCCACCACCAGAGGACTCACACGGGCGAACGCCCTTACAAGTGCTCAGAGTGCCCAAAGGCCTTCAAGGGGTCCTCAGCCTTGCTGTACCACCAGCGCGGACATACAGGGGAGCGACCTTACAAGTGTGACAAGTGTGGCAAGGCATTCAAACGGTCGTCCTTGCTTCAGATCCACCAGAGTGTGCATACCGGCCTACGTGCCTTCAAGTGCGCTCAGTGCGGCCTGGCCTTTAAGTGGTCCTCACATTACCAGTACCATTTGCGCCAGCACACTGGCGAACGCCCCTACCCTTGCCCGGCGTGTGACAAGGCCTTCAAGAACTCTTCCAGCCTGCGGCGGCACCGCCATACACATACAGGCGAGCGGCCCTATGTCTGCCTCATCTGCAGCAAGGCCTTCACGCAGTCTACCAACCTGCGGCAGCATCAGCGGGTGCATACTGGAGAGAGGCCCTACCGATGCCAAGACTGTGGTAAGGCCTTCACCCACTCTTCCAACCTGGCGCTGCACTGCCGATCGGCACATGCTGCCCGCCCTGCCCACACCTGTGTTATCTGTGGCAAGGCTTTTGCATCGGACACCTATTTGCAGCGGCACTTGGAGTCTCATGGGGACATTGCGCCTCCAGCACAGCTCTTCTTGGAGGAACCAACCACCACTGTGGAGATGCTGTTTCGGTGTAGTGTCTGCCATCTCACCTTCCCCTTGCAGGAGCAGCTGCTGAGCCACCAGGAAGTACACTTGGCCCCAGCAGAGCCACTGCCTCTGCCGCCACCGCCACTACCAatgcaggaggaggtggcggctgtagcatcccccccaccctccctagcTTGCTCTGTGTGCAGTAAAACTTTCAAGAGTGCCGCGGGTTTAGCACGGCACCAACAGAGCCAGCACTCATCCGATCGCACCTACACCTGCATGGTGTGTGAACGCTCCTTCCCGACGCTGGCCAGCCTGTTGGGCCATCAGCGTTCGCATCCCCCGGCTGAACaacggttggaggaggcagaggtgaCATGCCCAGCACAGGCAGAGCCAGTGCCCGCAGCCACAGTGACGCCGCCCCCACCCCCTGAGCGCCCCTATGTGTGCGGAGAGTGCGGGAAGTCATTCAAGGGCTCCTCTGGGCTGCGTTACCACCTGCGCGACCACACGGGTGAGCGCCCCTACGCTTGTGGCGAGTGTGGCAAAGCCTTCAAGCGCTCCTCGCTGCTGCGCATCCACCAGCGGGTGCACACGGGCTTGCGTGCCTTCACTTGCTCCACCTGCGGGATGGCATTCAAATGGGCTTCCCATTATCAGTACCATTTGCGGCAGCATACCGGCGAACGCCCCTATGCTTGCCAAGATTGTGGCAAGGCCTTCAAGAACACCTCGTGCCTCCGGCGGCACCAGCAGTTGCACACCGGTGAGCGGCCCTTTGCCTGCCAGACCTGCGGAAAGTCCTTCACGCAAACATCCAACCTCCGGCAACATCAGCGGGTGCACACTGGCGAAAGGCCCTATTGTTGCCGGGACTGTGGCAAGGCCTTCACCCACTCCTCCAACCTGGCGCTGCACAGACGCACCCATTCGAGGGAGCGCCCCTTCCAATGCCCGGTTTGCTCCAAGGCCTTTGTCATGGCCTCTTACTTGCAGCGCCACTTCCGCACCCACAGCAGTGCTGAGGCGCCCAGCCGCCCCGCCGCCTCACCCGCCACCACTCAAGAGGTGCAAATCATGCCTAACTTGCAGGCCACTCTGAATGTGGAGTTAAGCGGCAGCCCAGCCCCTCCTGTTTCATCAAACACTCAGACTTTCCTGCTTGTGCAAACATCACAGGGCTTGCAACTTATCCCCAGCatacagcagcagccgcagccacccccaccccaaaatttaCCCCCCAAACTTATCCTGCTGCCCAGTCCCCAGGTGCCCAGTACATCCACTGCTCCCACCAGCATTACCCTGTTGCCAGCTGCTCCTACCACCCCAGGCAAATCTGCCCTGGTCCGTCAAGGTAAGGCCAAGAAACCTGCGCCGTTGGCTCCCCCACCACCATCGGTGTCTGGCAGCCAGAATATCATTTTGATGCCCAGTACCACTGGGGCCAGCGTGCAGCCCCTCTCTAATGTGCAAATCCAGAGGACACCAGGGCTACAGACGAGCGGACAGAATGTTATTGTTCTCCAGAGCTTGCCAGAACAGCAGCTGGGCACAGTGCAGATCCAAACTGTGCCAGCTGCTCCACCAACAGGCACCATTCAGATTCAAACCCTGCCCCAGcccctccagagctttcccactgCCCAGCCAGGTGGCACTTTGCAAATTCAGACCGTACCTGCTTCACAGCAACCTGGCACAATCCAGATCCAGGCCTTCCCACATCCTACACAGTCTGGCATTGTGCAGATTCAAAGCCTGCCCCTTCCCCAGAATACGGTCCAGATCCAAAGTTTGCCCACCTCCCAATCAGGAGGCACCGTGCAGATCCAGAGCCTGTCTAGTCCACAGACTGGCACAGTGCAAATTCAAACTCTTCCATCTTCCCAGAAGATGAACACTGTGCAATTCCAAGCTGTGCCATCCTCTGAGCAGGTAGGGACCCTACAGCTCCAAACTCTCCAGCCTTCCCAGCAAGTGGGCCCCATTCAGATCCAGACCTTGCCATCCGTGCAGCAAACCAGCCCTCTGCAGATCCACAGCCTGTCCCCCTCCAATCAGCCTTTGGCCAGCGTCGAAATCCAGAGCCTCTCGCCTTCCCAACAGCTGGATGGCACCATTCAGATCCAGGGGCTGGTTTCTTCTCAGGAAGGGCAACATCTTCAACCTTCAGAGGAGATGACTAGTGTTCAGCTTCAGACTTTGAGCCCACCACAGGAGATGAATGAGGTGGGGACTTCTCTGTCCAGCTCCCATGAGCTCTCTGAGGTGGACCTCCAACAGGGACCTGGTATGAAGGAGGAAAGCCAGGACCTAATTGTGGTGCAGAACTCTCCAGGAGAGGAGCTTCTGGGGCCAGGCGGGGAGGTGGAGAGCCTGGAAGGGGTACAAGACATGCACTTTGAAACTTTACAGACCGATGAGGGAGTTCAGAATGTGTTGGTGCTGAGAAGTGCAGGAGGAGAGCAGACCCGGTTGTGCGTGCAGGAGGTGGACAACATCCAGACAGTGCAAGAGCTGCCTGGCCTCCAGCTGCAAGGGCCTGAGGGTAGTGCCGGAACTGGGCAGAACCTCCTGATCATCCGTAGTGCCCAGGgagaacagaccctccaagtgctggAGAGTGTGCCAACACTGCAGGTGAGCAGCCCAGACAGCACCCAACCTACTGGGGACAGCAACAGCGCCTCCCAAATGGTGCAACTTTTGCCGAGTCCAGTAACTCCACAAGGCCTGCCCTCCATTCAGATTGTGCAAACAGTACCCAACATGCAGCTTGTCCACACTTTCTGA
- the ZNF628 gene encoding zinc finger protein 628 isoform X3 has protein sequence MVGAQQLEMQAAAVPTVAPAGGGPSGSSGDHQYECLECGKVFKWSSRLIHHQRTHTGERPYKCSECPKAFKGSSALLYHQRGHTGERPYKCDKCGKAFKRSSLLQIHQSVHTGLRAFKCAQCGLAFKWSSHYQYHLRQHTGERPYPCPACDKAFKNSSSLRRHRHTHTGERPYVCLICSKAFTQSTNLRQHQRVHTGERPYRCQDCGKAFTHSSNLALHCRSAHAARPAHTCVICGKAFASDTYLQRHLESHGDIAPPAQLFLEEPTTTVEMLFRCSVCHLTFPLQEQLLSHQEVHLAPAEPLPLPPPPLPMQEEVAAVASPPPSLACSVCSKTFKSAAGLARHQQSQHSSDRTYTCMVCERSFPTLASLLGHQRSHPPAEQRLEEAEVTCPAQAEPVPAATVTPPPPPERPYVCGECGKSFKGSSGLRYHLRDHTGERPYACGECGKAFKRSSLLRIHQRVHTGLRAFTCSTCGMAFKWASHYQYHLRQHTGERPYACQDCGKAFKNTSCLRRHQQLHTGERPFACQTCGKSFTQTSNLRQHQRVHTGERPYCCRDCGKAFTHSSNLALHRRTHSRERPFQCPVCSKAFVMASYLQRHFRTHSSAEAPSRPAASPATTQEVQIMPNLQATLNVELSGSPAPPVSSNTQTFLLVQTSQGLQLIPSIQQQPQPPPPQNLPPKLILLPSPQVPSTSTAPTSITLLPAAPTTPGKSALVRQGKAKKPAPLAPPPPSVSGSQNIILMPSTTGASVQPLSNVQIQRTPGLQTSGQNVIVLQSLPEQQLGTVQIQTVPAAPPTGTIQIQTLPQPLQSFPTAQPGGTLQIQTVPASQQPGTIQIQAFPHPTQSGIVQIQSLPLPQNTVQIQSLPTSQSGGTVQIQSLSSPQTGTVQIQTLPSSQKMNTVQFQAVPSSEQVGTLQLQTLQPSQQVGPIQIQTLPSVQQTSPLQIHSLSPSNQPLASVEIQSLSPSQQLDGTIQIQGLVSSQEGQHLQPSEEMTSVQLQTLSPPQEMNEVGTSLSSSHELSEVDLQQGPGMKEESQDLIVVQNSPGEELLGPGGEVESLEGVQDMHFETLQTDEGVQNVLVLRSAGGEQTRLCVQEVDNIQTVQELPGLQLQGPEGSAGTGQNLLIIRSAQGEQTLQVLESVPTLQVSSPDSTQPTGDSNSASQMVQLLPSPVTPQGLPSIQIVQTVPNMQLVHTF, from the coding sequence ATGGTGGGAGCTCAGCAGCTAGAAATGCAGGCAGCGGCAGTGCCAACAGTGGCCCCAGCAGGCGGAGGCCCCAGTGGCAGCAGTGGCGACCACCAATATGAGTGCCTGGAATGTGGCAAGGTATTCAAATGGTCATCACGGCTCATCCACCACCAGAGGACTCACACGGGCGAACGCCCTTACAAGTGCTCAGAGTGCCCAAAGGCCTTCAAGGGGTCCTCAGCCTTGCTGTACCACCAGCGCGGACATACAGGGGAGCGACCTTACAAGTGTGACAAGTGTGGCAAGGCATTCAAACGGTCGTCCTTGCTTCAGATCCACCAGAGTGTGCATACCGGCCTACGTGCCTTCAAGTGCGCTCAGTGCGGCCTGGCCTTTAAGTGGTCCTCACATTACCAGTACCATTTGCGCCAGCACACTGGCGAACGCCCCTACCCTTGCCCGGCGTGTGACAAGGCCTTCAAGAACTCTTCCAGCCTGCGGCGGCACCGCCATACACATACAGGCGAGCGGCCCTATGTCTGCCTCATCTGCAGCAAGGCCTTCACGCAGTCTACCAACCTGCGGCAGCATCAGCGGGTGCATACTGGAGAGAGGCCCTACCGATGCCAAGACTGTGGTAAGGCCTTCACCCACTCTTCCAACCTGGCGCTGCACTGCCGATCGGCACATGCTGCCCGCCCTGCCCACACCTGTGTTATCTGTGGCAAGGCTTTTGCATCGGACACCTATTTGCAGCGGCACTTGGAGTCTCATGGGGACATTGCGCCTCCAGCACAGCTCTTCTTGGAGGAACCAACCACCACTGTGGAGATGCTGTTTCGGTGTAGTGTCTGCCATCTCACCTTCCCCTTGCAGGAGCAGCTGCTGAGCCACCAGGAAGTACACTTGGCCCCAGCAGAGCCACTGCCTCTGCCGCCACCGCCACTACCAatgcaggaggaggtggcggctgtagcatcccccccaccctccctagcTTGCTCTGTGTGCAGTAAAACTTTCAAGAGTGCCGCGGGTTTAGCACGGCACCAACAGAGCCAGCACTCATCCGATCGCACCTACACCTGCATGGTGTGTGAACGCTCCTTCCCGACGCTGGCCAGCCTGTTGGGCCATCAGCGTTCGCATCCCCCGGCTGAACaacggttggaggaggcagaggtgaCATGCCCAGCACAGGCAGAGCCAGTGCCCGCAGCCACAGTGACGCCGCCCCCACCCCCTGAGCGCCCCTATGTGTGCGGAGAGTGCGGGAAGTCATTCAAGGGCTCCTCTGGGCTGCGTTACCACCTGCGCGACCACACGGGTGAGCGCCCCTACGCTTGTGGCGAGTGTGGCAAAGCCTTCAAGCGCTCCTCGCTGCTGCGCATCCACCAGCGGGTGCACACGGGCTTGCGTGCCTTCACTTGCTCCACCTGCGGGATGGCATTCAAATGGGCTTCCCATTATCAGTACCATTTGCGGCAGCATACCGGCGAACGCCCCTATGCTTGCCAAGATTGTGGCAAGGCCTTCAAGAACACCTCGTGCCTCCGGCGGCACCAGCAGTTGCACACCGGTGAGCGGCCCTTTGCCTGCCAGACCTGCGGAAAGTCCTTCACGCAAACATCCAACCTCCGGCAACATCAGCGGGTGCACACTGGCGAAAGGCCCTATTGTTGCCGGGACTGTGGCAAGGCCTTCACCCACTCCTCCAACCTGGCGCTGCACAGACGCACCCATTCGAGGGAGCGCCCCTTCCAATGCCCGGTTTGCTCCAAGGCCTTTGTCATGGCCTCTTACTTGCAGCGCCACTTCCGCACCCACAGCAGTGCTGAGGCGCCCAGCCGCCCCGCCGCCTCACCCGCCACCACTCAAGAGGTGCAAATCATGCCTAACTTGCAGGCCACTCTGAATGTGGAGTTAAGCGGCAGCCCAGCCCCTCCTGTTTCATCAAACACTCAGACTTTCCTGCTTGTGCAAACATCACAGGGCTTGCAACTTATCCCCAGCatacagcagcagccgcagccacccccaccccaaaatttaCCCCCCAAACTTATCCTGCTGCCCAGTCCCCAGGTGCCCAGTACATCCACTGCTCCCACCAGCATTACCCTGTTGCCAGCTGCTCCTACCACCCCAGGCAAATCTGCCCTGGTCCGTCAAGGTAAGGCCAAGAAACCTGCGCCGTTGGCTCCCCCACCACCATCGGTGTCTGGCAGCCAGAATATCATTTTGATGCCCAGTACCACTGGGGCCAGCGTGCAGCCCCTCTCTAATGTGCAAATCCAGAGGACACCAGGGCTACAGACGAGCGGACAGAATGTTATTGTTCTCCAGAGCTTGCCAGAACAGCAGCTGGGCACAGTGCAGATCCAAACTGTGCCAGCTGCTCCACCAACAGGCACCATTCAGATTCAAACCCTGCCCCAGcccctccagagctttcccactgCCCAGCCAGGTGGCACTTTGCAAATTCAGACCGTACCTGCTTCACAGCAACCTGGCACAATCCAGATCCAGGCCTTCCCACATCCTACACAGTCTGGCATTGTGCAGATTCAAAGCCTGCCCCTTCCCCAGAATACGGTCCAGATCCAAAGTTTGCCCACCTCCCAATCAGGAGGCACCGTGCAGATCCAGAGCCTGTCTAGTCCACAGACTGGCACAGTGCAAATTCAAACTCTTCCATCTTCCCAGAAGATGAACACTGTGCAATTCCAAGCTGTGCCATCCTCTGAGCAGGTAGGGACCCTACAGCTCCAAACTCTCCAGCCTTCCCAGCAAGTGGGCCCCATTCAGATCCAGACCTTGCCATCCGTGCAGCAAACCAGCCCTCTGCAGATCCACAGCCTGTCCCCCTCCAATCAGCCTTTGGCCAGCGTCGAAATCCAGAGCCTCTCGCCTTCCCAACAGCTGGATGGCACCATTCAGATCCAGGGGCTGGTTTCTTCTCAGGAAGGGCAACATCTTCAACCTTCAGAGGAGATGACTAGTGTTCAGCTTCAGACTTTGAGCCCACCACAGGAGATGAATGAGGTGGGGACTTCTCTGTCCAGCTCCCATGAGCTCTCTGAGGTGGACCTCCAACAGGGACCTGGTATGAAGGAGGAAAGCCAGGACCTAATTGTGGTGCAGAACTCTCCAGGAGAGGAGCTTCTGGGGCCAGGCGGGGAGGTGGAGAGCCTGGAAGGGGTACAAGACATGCACTTTGAAACTTTACAGACCGATGAGGGAGTTCAGAATGTGTTGGTGCTGAGAAGTGCAGGAGGAGAGCAGACCCGGTTGTGCGTGCAGGAGGTGGACAACATCCAGACAGTGCAAGAGCTGCCTGGCCTCCAGCTGCAAGGGCCTGAGGGTAGTGCCGGAACTGGGCAGAACCTCCTGATCATCCGTAGTGCCCAGGgagaacagaccctccaagtgctggAGAGTGTGCCAACACTGCAGGTGAGCAGCCCAGACAGCACCCAACCTACTGGGGACAGCAACAGCGCCTCCCAAATGGTGCAACTTTTGCCGAGTCCAGTAACTCCACAAGGCCTGCCCTCCATTCAGATTGTGCAAACAGTACCCAACATGCAGCTTGTCCACACTTTCTGA